From a region of the Pecten maximus chromosome 18, xPecMax1.1, whole genome shotgun sequence genome:
- the LOC117316063 gene encoding glycoprotein 3-alpha-L-fucosyltransferase A-like has protein sequence MQETTCERMSLVTCSLRAMSIYHLNRSTKVLLLLLLLLTWCLYYVFNNRVCPRQNFFRRIHYIKRPEFLSADVFKNCEYACILTEGWDYSSADIVIWQGTETPLYPPRKYINQTWVFHSMEPPPLHAYTTKLWDGLINWTISYRRDSDFYSPYGIFRTVPNNTIPSADDALSNWSERSALLWFVSNCYVSSSRSEYVAEIEKYLNIDVYGRCGKNTCNGNWTVCSKYLQNKYRYYLSFESTLCRDYITEKSIKVYANLFNAIPITRSGANASLYLPPGSYLSTANFSSPEALARYLTRMKSPNSFFQWRQSYVAQDTIDSEQTFCELCRRSHTVNKYKRIYRSVNTWLRGNDGGVPNMCSKISDL, from the exons ATGCAAG AAACAACGTGTGAGCGGATGTCTTTGGTCACGTGTTCATTAAGAGCTATGAGTATTTACCACCTCAACAG AAGCACAAAGGTGCtcttgctgctgctgctgttaCTGACTTGGTGTCTGTACTACGTTTTCAACAATCGGGTGTGTCCACGCCAAAATTTCTTCCGTCGAATACATTACATAAAAAGACCAGAATTCCTCAGTGCAGATGTGTTCAAGAATTGTGAGTACGCATGTATCTTGACAGAAGGATGGGACTATTCCTCGGCGGATATTGTTATCTGGCAAGGAACGGAAACCCCTTTATACCCTCCAAGAAAATACATCAACCAGACGTGGGTCTTCCATTCAATGGAGCCACCCCCACTTCACGCGTACACAACGAAACTATGGGATGGACTTATCAACTGGACAATTTCCTACAGACGTGATTCCGATTTCTATAGTCCGTACGGAATTTTCCGAACTGTTCCTAATAACACTATTCCATCTGCGGATGACGCCCTTTCGAACTGGTCAGAAAGGTCAGCTCTTTTATGGTTTGTCTCGAATTGTTACGTTTCAAGTAGTCGTTCTGAATATGTTGCAGAAATTGAAAAGTATTTAAACATAGACGTATATGGAAGATGTGGCAAAAACACTTGCAATGGCAATTGGACTGTatgttcaaaatatttacaaaataagtATAGATATTATCTTTCCTTTGAAAGTACACTTTGTCGAGACTATATAACAGAGAAAAGTATAAAGGTCTACGCTAACTTATTTAATGCGATTCCGATAACAAGAAGTGGGGCGAACGCGTCTCTGTATCTCCCGCCGGGTTCATATCTATCTACCGCAAATTTTTCAAGCCCGGAAGCATTGGCTAGATATCTGACTCGAATGAAGTCACCCAACTCTTTTTTTCAGTGGAGACAGTCCTATGTGGCGCAGGATACTATCGATTCTGAGCAAACTTTTTGTGAGTTGTGTCGGCGAAGTCACACTGTCAACAAATACAAACGTATATACCGAAGTGTAAACACGTGGCTTAGAGGAAATGACGGCGGTGTCCCTAACATGTGTTCGAAAATCAGTGATTTAtaa